One genomic segment of Culturomica massiliensis includes these proteins:
- a CDS encoding lipid-A-disaccharide synthase N-terminal domain-containing protein has protein sequence MIYIIGFLAQLLFSARLLLQWIMSERAKKVVSPSIFWKLSLIGAWLLFIYGWLRDDFAIILGQLISYYIYIWNLDKKESWRKVPFGIRYIILLTPVAALFYMVKDIPAFVDQFFRNEDIPLGVLIFGSMGQIIFTLRFVYQWLYSRRKNESMLPLGFWLISLSGSLIIVAYALYRRDPVLILGQSTGLIVYCRNIYILKKSKG, from the coding sequence ATGATATATATCATCGGTTTTTTGGCACAACTCCTGTTTTCGGCGCGTTTGTTGCTGCAATGGATTATGTCTGAAAGGGCTAAAAAAGTCGTTTCTCCTTCTATTTTTTGGAAACTGAGCCTGATCGGAGCCTGGCTGTTATTTATTTACGGATGGCTGCGGGATGATTTTGCGATCATTCTCGGGCAGTTGATCTCTTATTATATCTATATCTGGAACCTGGATAAAAAAGAGAGCTGGCGGAAAGTACCTTTTGGAATCCGTTATATTATTTTACTTACTCCGGTTGCCGCTCTTTTTTATATGGTAAAAGATATTCCGGCTTTTGTCGATCAATTTTTCAGAAATGAAGATATCCCTTTGGGAGTATTGATTTTCGGCTCGATGGGACAGATTATTTTTACACTGCGTTTTGTTTATCAATGGCTGTATTCCCGGCGGAAAAATGAGTCGATGCTGCCGTTGGGATTCTGGCTGATCAGCCTGAGCGGTTCTTTAATCATTGTCGCCTATGCTCTTTACCGGCGTGATCCGGTGTTGATTTTGGGGCAATCTACCGGACTGATCGTGTATTGCCGGAATATATACATATTGAAAAAATCGAAAGGCTGA
- the dxs gene encoding 1-deoxy-D-xylulose-5-phosphate synthase, protein MDILDKINTPEDLKKVPEDALIQLCNEIRRKIIDDCAENPGHLGASLGVVELTVALHYVLNTPYDNLIWDVGHQSYAHKILTGRKEQFKNKRQLGGISGFPKMSESEYDSFGTGHSSTSISAALGMAIAADLNGEEGRQSVAVIGDGSMTGGMAFEALNNAGVHKNNLLIILNDNNMAIDPNVGGLNDYLLDVATSKTYNKLKNDVWHILGKFNRISPGMRRFIQNIDNSIKSILLKQSNLFEAMGLRYFGPVDGHDVNHLVKILRDLQKIKGPKLLHCITVKGKGFQQAEADKTTWHAPGKYNKLTGELIHENPPLTPKFQDVFGHTLLELARKNPKIVGITPAMPTGCSLNIMMKEMPDRCFDVGIAEQHAVTFSAGLAAKGLIPYCNIYSSFMQRAYDQVIHDVALQGLNVVLCLDRGGLVGSDGATHHGAFDLAYFRCVPGITIAAPRNEQELRNMMYTAQLPDKGPFVIRYPRGNGSMQHWQTPLEEVEIGKGSCLIEGNQIAVITIGTAAIAAEKAIGKCPENSIALYDIRFLKPLDEELLHTIFRKFTKVMTIEDGTVTGGLGSAVLEFMADHHYHAQVSRLGIPDQFIEHGSQQQLRKLCGYDEESIYDRLQKMLN, encoded by the coding sequence ATGGATATACTGGATAAAATAAACACACCCGAAGACCTGAAAAAAGTACCGGAGGATGCTCTCATTCAATTATGTAATGAAATCCGCCGGAAGATTATAGACGATTGTGCGGAAAATCCGGGACATTTAGGAGCCAGCCTTGGGGTCGTAGAACTAACAGTCGCTTTACACTACGTTTTGAATACGCCCTACGACAATCTGATCTGGGATGTCGGACATCAGTCTTACGCCCATAAAATCCTTACCGGCAGAAAAGAACAATTCAAAAACAAGCGTCAACTGGGAGGGATCAGCGGATTTCCCAAGATGTCCGAAAGCGAATACGATTCTTTTGGAACAGGGCATTCTTCAACTTCCATTTCCGCGGCTTTAGGAATGGCCATAGCGGCAGATCTCAACGGAGAAGAAGGCCGCCAATCCGTAGCTGTGATCGGAGACGGATCAATGACAGGCGGAATGGCTTTCGAAGCATTGAATAACGCAGGGGTTCACAAAAACAACCTATTGATTATCCTCAATGACAACAATATGGCCATCGACCCGAATGTCGGAGGCTTAAACGACTATCTGCTGGATGTTGCCACGTCCAAAACCTACAATAAACTCAAAAACGACGTATGGCATATACTGGGAAAATTCAACCGGATCAGTCCGGGAATGCGTCGTTTCATACAAAACATCGATAACAGTATAAAGTCCATCCTGCTGAAACAGAGTAATCTGTTTGAAGCCATGGGACTCCGGTATTTCGGTCCGGTAGACGGACACGATGTCAACCATCTGGTAAAAATATTACGGGATCTCCAAAAAATAAAAGGCCCCAAACTCTTACATTGTATCACAGTCAAAGGAAAGGGCTTTCAACAGGCAGAAGCAGACAAAACAACCTGGCACGCTCCCGGAAAATACAACAAACTGACCGGAGAACTGATACATGAGAATCCGCCTTTGACACCTAAATTTCAGGATGTTTTCGGACATACCTTACTGGAACTTGCCCGTAAAAATCCAAAAATCGTAGGAATCACCCCTGCAATGCCTACCGGTTGCTCTCTGAATATCATGATGAAAGAAATGCCGGACCGTTGCTTTGATGTCGGTATAGCGGAACAACATGCCGTGACATTTTCAGCCGGATTGGCAGCGAAGGGCTTGATTCCCTATTGTAACATTTACTCTTCTTTCATGCAAAGAGCTTACGATCAAGTTATTCATGACGTAGCTCTTCAGGGGTTGAATGTTGTCCTCTGTCTGGACCGTGGCGGACTTGTAGGCTCGGACGGAGCTACCCACCACGGCGCATTTGACCTGGCTTATTTCCGTTGTGTACCCGGAATAACGATAGCCGCACCCCGTAACGAACAGGAGTTGCGCAACATGATGTATACGGCCCAATTACCGGACAAAGGTCCTTTTGTTATCCGGTATCCAAGAGGAAACGGCTCCATGCAGCACTGGCAGACTCCCCTGGAAGAAGTGGAAATAGGTAAAGGAAGCTGCCTCATCGAAGGCAATCAAATAGCGGTTATAACCATCGGAACCGCAGCAATTGCAGCAGAAAAAGCCATCGGCAAATGTCCGGAAAACAGCATTGCTTTATACGATATCCGTTTCCTGAAACCATTGGATGAAGAATTGTTACATACGATATTCCGGAAATTTACAAAAGTAATGACTATTGAGGACGGAACCGTTACAGGCGGTCTGGGAAGTGCCGTACTCGAATTTATGGCGGACCATCATTACCATGCACAAGTAAGCAGATTGGGTATACCCGACCAATTCATCGAACACGGCAGTCAACAACAACTTCGTAAACTATGCGGTTATGACGAAGAAAGTATCTATGACAGACTTCAAAAGATGTTAAATTAA
- a CDS encoding Crp/Fnr family transcriptional regulator codes for MKDEIRLPDQQECREKFSRTFRNLSQDELNLLFSDEFVQFYKKGSIVYSEGARMKGCYFVYNGIIKIFQTGYEGKEQIIKFEKEGDFFGFRSVILKEKACTSVKVLSDAILYFIPENTLLQLIKTNSDFAYELMQIACKELGESNRYIKDIAQKSVKERLAEILLMMANDFGIEEDGTLKLNISREDLGNFVGTATETVIRLLSEYRNEGLVDAKKRKIKLLDIPKLKNKAGM; via the coding sequence ATGAAAGATGAAATAAGATTACCGGATCAACAAGAGTGCCGCGAAAAATTCAGCCGGACATTTAGAAATCTTTCCCAAGACGAGTTGAACTTACTGTTCAGCGACGAGTTTGTGCAATTTTATAAAAAAGGAAGTATCGTTTACTCGGAAGGAGCCCGGATGAAAGGCTGTTATTTCGTCTATAACGGAATCATCAAAATTTTTCAAACCGGATATGAAGGAAAAGAACAAATCATCAAATTTGAAAAAGAAGGTGATTTTTTCGGCTTCCGCTCAGTCATCCTCAAAGAGAAAGCATGTACTTCCGTTAAAGTTCTTTCAGACGCAATTCTTTATTTTATTCCAGAAAATACACTTTTACAACTCATCAAGACCAATTCCGATTTTGCATACGAACTCATGCAAATCGCTTGTAAAGAACTCGGAGAATCCAACCGTTATATCAAAGACATTGCCCAAAAATCCGTCAAAGAACGGTTGGCAGAAATATTACTCATGATGGCAAACGACTTCGGGATAGAAGAAGACGGAACCCTCAAATTAAATATTTCCCGGGAAGACCTGGGTAATTTTGTCGGGACGGCAACCGAAACCGTCATACGACTTTTATCGGAATATAGAAACGAAGGTTTGGTCGATGCCAAAAAACGAAAAATAAAACTTCTTGATATTCCTAAACTGAAAAATAAGGCCGGCATGTAG
- the hemW gene encoding radical SAM family heme chaperone HemW: MSIYIHVPFCRSKCFYCGFYSVASLNFKEAYLSALCREIGLRTNYLPRKEIRTLYFGGGTPSYLALADLEKIVEKLSGHYSFHPEAERTIEINPEDAGPDKLKGLRQLGFNRLSIGVQTFREDALKRINRTHTAKMAVESVENALKAGFSNVSIDLILGLPGCGPEDLERDLRRAVELPVTHLSVYMLSVDPGSVFEKQLAKGGFAGASDDLLAGYYRMAVQILRDNGFEHYEISNFARKQKYAVHNMNYWQQKPYIGFGPAAHSYDLTSRQWNIAHVKSYIESLNNNCLNFEREELNKVDLYNEYIMTSLRTMWGADLCLLENVYGIYWALQQGKVEDYIQKGLMRKERGKLMLTEDGWLLSDSVFSDLFVV; encoded by the coding sequence ATGAGTATTTATATACACGTCCCGTTTTGCAGGAGTAAATGTTTTTATTGTGGTTTTTACTCTGTGGCTTCGTTGAATTTCAAGGAAGCTTATCTAAGTGCATTGTGCCGGGAAATCGGCTTGAGGACAAATTATTTACCGCGAAAGGAGATACGTACGCTTTATTTCGGAGGAGGGACACCTTCTTATCTGGCATTGGCCGATTTGGAGAAAATCGTGGAAAAATTGTCGGGTCATTATTCTTTTCATCCGGAAGCAGAGCGGACGATTGAAATAAATCCGGAAGATGCCGGTCCCGACAAATTGAAAGGTTTGCGTCAACTCGGCTTTAACCGGTTGAGTATAGGTGTTCAGACTTTCCGGGAGGATGCTTTGAAACGGATAAATCGTACACATACGGCAAAAATGGCGGTTGAAAGTGTGGAAAATGCCCTGAAGGCCGGTTTCAGTAATGTAAGTATTGATCTGATTCTCGGCTTGCCGGGCTGTGGTCCGGAAGACCTGGAACGTGATCTGCGGAGAGCCGTTGAACTGCCGGTTACTCATCTGTCGGTTTATATGTTGAGTGTCGACCCGGGGTCCGTTTTTGAAAAGCAGTTGGCCAAAGGCGGATTTGCCGGAGCTTCTGACGATCTGTTAGCCGGATATTACCGGATGGCTGTCCAGATATTGAGGGACAATGGATTTGAACATTATGAAATATCCAATTTTGCCCGAAAGCAGAAATATGCCGTGCACAATATGAATTATTGGCAGCAAAAACCCTACATCGGTTTCGGGCCTGCGGCTCATTCTTACGATCTGACTTCTCGACAATGGAATATTGCTCATGTGAAATCTTATATAGAAAGTTTAAATAATAATTGTTTAAACTTTGAACGAGAGGAATTAAATAAAGTTGATTTGTATAATGAATATATTATGACCAGCTTGCGGACAATGTGGGGTGCGGACCTTTGTTTGCTGGAAAACGTGTATGGCATTTATTGGGCTTTGCAACAGGGGAAGGTAGAGGATTATATTCAAAAGGGACTTATGAGGAAAGAGCGGGGAAAATTGATGCTGACGGAAGACGGTTGGTTGTTGTCCGACTCTGTTTTTAGCGATTTATTTGTCGTTTAA
- the pyrH gene encoding UMP kinase yields MKYKRILLKLSGESLMGNQKYGIDVKCVESYARQIKEIADMGVQIGIVIGGGNIFRGLSGSKKGFDRVKGDSMGMLATVINALALSSALDNEGCKNRVLTAIRMEPIGEFYAKSKAVEYLEQGYVTLFSAGTGNPYFTTDTGSSLRAIEIEADAMLKGTRVDGIYTADPEKDPTAVKFDRITYDEIYNKGLKVMDLTATTMCKENHLPIVVFNMDVEGNLKKLMDGEEIGTVVYEG; encoded by the coding sequence ATGAAATATAAACGTATTTTATTAAAGCTAAGCGGTGAATCTTTAATGGGCAACCAAAAATACGGAATTGACGTAAAATGTGTTGAAAGTTATGCACGCCAGATCAAAGAAATTGCTGATATGGGCGTACAAATCGGGATCGTGATCGGAGGTGGAAATATTTTCAGGGGATTAAGCGGTTCAAAAAAAGGATTCGACCGGGTAAAAGGAGACAGCATGGGTATGTTAGCTACGGTAATCAATGCGCTGGCACTTAGCTCCGCGTTGGACAACGAAGGTTGTAAAAACCGGGTGTTGACAGCCATTCGTATGGAACCCATCGGAGAGTTTTATGCGAAAAGTAAAGCAGTGGAATACCTCGAACAGGGTTATGTCACCCTGTTCAGCGCCGGTACGGGAAATCCTTATTTTACAACAGACACCGGAAGCAGTCTGCGGGCGATCGAAATCGAAGCCGACGCCATGTTGAAAGGGACCCGTGTAGACGGTATTTATACGGCAGACCCGGAAAAAGATCCGACAGCTGTAAAATTTGACCGGATCACCTATGATGAAATATACAACAAAGGTTTAAAAGTTATGGATTTAACGGCTACGACAATGTGTAAGGAAAATCACCTTCCGATCGTCGTTTTCAATATGGATGTCGAAGGCAACCTGAAAAAACTGATGGATGGGGAAGAAATAGGCACTGTAGTATATGAAGGGTAG
- a CDS encoding glycosyltransferase, whose translation MNKSANYKLTIIVPVYNEEGNIRRLEAELTHFLQISKIPACVLFVNDGSTDGSKSLMEQVCTKNKDFFFLNLEKNGGLSAAMKAGIDNTYSDYVGYIDADLQTSPEDFNLLIDHLGAYEMVMGIRTGRKDSFVKNMSSRIANGFRRAMTHDGVEDTGCPLKILKTDYAKRIPFFTGMHRFLPALIQLQHGRVKQVPVRHFPRIAGKSKYHLWNRLAGPFKDCFAYRWMKKRYINYIVADSNLN comes from the coding sequence ATGAATAAATCTGCAAATTATAAATTGACCATTATTGTACCGGTCTATAATGAGGAAGGAAATATAAGGCGTTTGGAAGCGGAGTTGACTCATTTTTTACAGATTTCCAAGATTCCGGCTTGTGTCCTTTTTGTAAACGACGGTTCAACCGATGGAAGTAAATCTTTGATGGAGCAGGTTTGTACAAAAAATAAGGATTTTTTCTTTTTGAATCTTGAAAAGAACGGAGGATTGAGTGCTGCGATGAAGGCTGGAATCGACAATACTTATTCCGATTATGTCGGTTATATCGATGCCGATTTGCAAACTTCTCCCGAGGATTTTAATCTTTTAATCGACCATCTCGGAGCGTATGAGATGGTGATGGGTATCCGGACCGGCAGGAAGGACAGTTTTGTAAAGAATATGTCTTCCAGAATTGCCAACGGTTTCCGGAGGGCGATGACTCATGACGGTGTCGAAGATACGGGATGCCCTTTGAAGATCCTGAAGACGGATTATGCCAAACGCATTCCTTTTTTTACCGGGATGCATCGTTTTTTACCTGCCCTTATCCAACTGCAACACGGGCGTGTTAAACAGGTACCGGTGAGACATTTCCCGCGTATTGCCGGAAAATCCAAATATCACCTTTGGAATCGTCTGGCCGGTCCGTTCAAAGATTGTTTCGCCTACCGTTGGATGAAAAAACGTTATATTAACTATATTGTCGCCGATTCCAATCTGAATTAG